A window of Leptotrichia wadei contains these coding sequences:
- the rsmG gene encoding 16S rRNA (guanine(527)-N(7))-methyltransferase RsmG, with protein MENIDFKEYFISLLEKSEIKVENEKIEKMMEFLELLYKKNQVMNLTAIRDKKGMLEKHFVDSLFLTKVINDTEKSFIDVGTGAGFPGLVLAIYYPEKNFLLVDSVRKKIDFINEVIKELNLKNVNTSFERSEELIKNNREIYDIALCRGVANLRIILEYMIPFIKVNGRFLPQKLNLNEIEESKKALKILNAKINNIFEFKLPENEDKRIILEILKLKKTSEKYPRKTGIPAKKPL; from the coding sequence TTGGAAAATATTGATTTTAAAGAATATTTTATAAGTTTACTTGAAAAATCAGAAATTAAAGTGGAAAATGAAAAAATTGAAAAGATGATGGAATTTTTAGAACTTTTATATAAAAAAAATCAAGTCATGAATTTAACAGCAATTAGAGATAAAAAAGGAATGTTGGAAAAACATTTCGTAGATTCGTTATTTTTAACAAAAGTTATAAATGATACTGAAAAATCATTTATTGATGTTGGAACAGGTGCTGGATTTCCAGGGCTTGTACTTGCTATTTATTATCCAGAAAAAAATTTTTTATTAGTTGATTCGGTCAGAAAAAAAATAGACTTTATAAATGAAGTAATAAAAGAATTAAATTTAAAAAATGTAAATACAAGTTTTGAACGTTCTGAAGAGTTAATAAAAAATAACCGTGAAATTTATGATATTGCACTTTGTCGAGGAGTGGCCAATCTAAGAATAATTTTAGAATACATGATTCCATTTATAAAAGTAAATGGCCGTTTTCTGCCACAAAAACTAAATTTAAACGAAATAGAAGAATCTAAAAAGGCTTTAAAAATTTTAAATGCAAAAATAAATAATATTTTTGAATTTAAATTGCCAGAAAATGAAGATAAAAGAATAATATTAGAAATTTTAAAATTAAAAAAAACAAGTGAAAAATACCCAAGAAAAACTGGCATACCAGCAAAAAAACCACTATAA